CCGTCTCCTGTCGTCCTGAAGTTTTCGGGGGGTCGTGCAGGCAACCTCGCTGGCTCATCCCTATTTCAGCGATCTTTCGCATTTCTCAATTAGCAGTCGAGTCGCCGGTGGGCGCCGGGCGGCCAATCAGTAGAAGCCTCACATGCGGCTGATGGACGGAAGCCATACCCGGCACCCTGGAGTTTCCAGAGCCAGACGAAGGCTCGGGCAACTACCAAGAGTAAGTATAGAGTGACCCATAGGGATGGACGAAGCTGAACCTCAGCGGTCAGTCGGCTCGATGCCCTGGGCGCGGAGGTCTGCGTAGACCGTTTTCCGGTCCACGCCGAGCGCGCGGGACAGGGCGTTGACGTTGTGCCAGCCAGCCCGCCAGACAGCCGCAGTCAGCAGGGGACGGGGGACGGGAACGAACGTGATGCCCCTCCGCAGGAGCCCTTCCAGCGCTTGAGTGAACTCTTCGGGACGGGTCACCACCACCTGTCCGGGGTCCTCCTCCGGCCACACGGCGAGCCCCCATACGGAGGTGGTCTTGGTAGCGAGGTGAGCCGCTGACGGGGTGTCTCCGGCTGGGGCGAGGAGATTGTAGATGCTGGCGATAATGGGTGCGGCTACCTGGTAGCGCGCCCACCCGTCCGGCAGGTCCTCATCGCTGCGGGTGAGCCGGTCACGCTCGGCCGCGATCCACGTCGCGACTGCCTCGCCAGCCTGAACGCTGGTGAGCAGTCCCTGACGGTAGGTCCGCTCGACGCGGCCGAATATGCCCTCCAGTAGCCCGGAGGCCGCGAGACGGGCGAACAGCGTCTCGACTTGGGCGGGGTTGAGTGCCCCGAGGCGGTACCAGACGTCCTCGGCCCCCTCGTGCGGGCCGAGGGCGTCGACGTGGCTGAAGAACTCCGGGCTGATGCCTACGGCCCGGATTTTGATGATGCTCACCGGCTCGGGGTCGTCCTGCGGGCGGCGGGTGTCGCGGTTCCATCCGCCGATGCACATGGCGTACTCATATTCGGCGCGGCGGAGGTCTTCTACGGGGTCGATCTCATAGGTGACCATGTGGATAAATCTACATGTGGAATAATCCACATGACTAGAGATTCGAGCAACGGATGCTAGAACTCCACCGGCGACAAGTGGCGTCCAGAAGGTACTCTCACAACATGGACACCGGACTTCCCCCCGCGACGCCCGAGATCCCTCCCGTGGCTCCGGAAGCGGTCGATGCCGCCCTGGCCCGGCTGCGTGAGGTGTTCGGCGGCGAGCCCGCCCCGGAAGCGCTCCGACTCGTCGAGGAGCGCGACCGCGCGTTCGAAGCTCGTTTCGCCGCCGCCCAGTGATCGGCCGTGTCCTCGACACGACCGCGCTCATAGCCTTCGCGAACGGTAACAGCCCTTACGCCCAAGCGGTCGTGTGGTCCCGTATGGCCAACGTCTCCCTGCTCGTCATCCCTGCAGCCGCCCTGACTGAAGCACTCGCCCAGCTACCCGACGAAGCCGTCCAGGTCCTGGACGTCCTCCTCGGCCTGGAAGTCGTGGTCGTCGACGACCTCACCACGGGCTCCGCCCCGGCCGTCGCGGAAATCCTCAAGGTCGCCGGCCCCCGCGCCGCCGAAGTGCTCACCGCGGCGTCGGCCGTGCAGTCCGCGCGGCGACGCGGCGGAATCCCCATCCTGACGCGCGACCGGTTCACCCTGACAGCGCTCGCCCCCGACGCGGAGCTCGACCTCATACCGTAGTGGGTCACGCCCCCGGACAGGACCTGACTACTGGGTGTTCTCATCAGGCCATCCTCCCGGGTATGGCTCCCATAGCGACGGCTGCCTCACGCCCAAGCTGTGACCGGCATCCCAGGGAAACCTGCCCTCCTTATCAGCCATCACCACCTGCACTGCCTGGGGCACCGACCCGAAGTACTCTCGCGCGACGTTGAACAAGCTCGTTGTATGCCAGGTCGGATCGACCGGCCGCAGCTGCAAAAACACCTGCGGATGGCCGAGCAGCGTGGCGAGCGTCTGAGGGTGTGCCACCGCGGCCCCGGTACGGCACGCATGGGCGATGCTGTTCAGAACGCTCAGCGCGGTTCCGAAGTCGAGCCCGACCACGATGAGCTCCTAGTGCCCGCGGTCGGACAGACCGATGGTGTAGGCCCAGGGCATTCCCTCGTCGCCAACGGCTTGCACAGCCCACCCGTGCTTCTGTATCAGGCTCCCTACGCCCCTTAGGTACTCCTCCGCCCACTTACGCCTCGCTTCACGAGCCGAAGCAGGAGCGAGCGGGATGGCGGTGACGGCGGCCAGCGCATGGTTAAGGACCTCGCGTCCCACCTCCACGTACTGCCACTGCGTCCAGCCGGGCTCCGCGTCCACATAGCGGCGTACGTCGGTCAACAGCTGATACCAGCGAATGATCAGCGAGTTCATG
This Streptosporangium sp. NBC_01495 DNA region includes the following protein-coding sequences:
- a CDS encoding PIN domain-containing protein; amino-acid sequence: MIGRVLDTTALIAFANGNSPYAQAVVWSRMANVSLLVIPAAALTEALAQLPDEAVQVLDVLLGLEVVVVDDLTTGSAPAVAEILKVAGPRAAEVLTAASAVQSARRRGGIPILTRDRFTLTALAPDAELDLIP
- a CDS encoding DUF4262 domain-containing protein; this encodes MVGLDFGTALSVLNSIAHACRTGAAVAHPQTLATLLGHPQVFLQLRPVDPTWHTTSLFNVAREYFGSVPQAVQVVMADKEGRFPWDAGHSLGVRQPSLWEPYPGGWPDENTQ